AGCGATTATCGCGACGGCGCGCAAGTTCCTGGGGGTGATCTACCGGACGCTGAAGAACAAATGGGTGTTCGCAGACTTCCCCCATTTCGTCCTCGCCGAGGGCTAACAACCACCTCGGAGTAGACAACTCATCATAGGAGAAGAGCTATGAAATTCAAAACTTCCATCTGGCAATTATTCTTCGCGCTGATCGTGACCTTGTCACTGTTGAGTGCGGCCACTGCCCAGACCAGTCGCGGCACGGTTTCGGGCACGGTTTCCGATAGTGCGGGCGCGGTCATTCCGAGCGCCAAGGTTGAGTTAGTCAACAATGGCACGGGCATCGTGCGTTCGACCACTACGAATGAAGCCGGTATCTTTCGCTTCGACGCGGTTGATCTGGGCGGCTACACGCTCAAATTCACCGCACAGGGCTTCAAGCAACTCAATCGCACTAATATCAACGTGCAGGCTAATCAAACGGCGACGATTGATGCCGCGCTGGCCGTTGGCGTCACCGAGAACGTCGTCGAAGTAAATGCCACGGCGGATGAGTTGTTAATCAAGGACGCGCCGATTCGCGGCGGCAGCATCAGCGCACAGGCAGTCTCGCAACTGCCGGTCAGCGGCTTGGAACCGATTTCAATCGCGCGCACGCTGCCCGGTGTGGTGCAGGCGGTTGGCACTTCGACCTTCGGCAATGGCGGTCAGAACACGCAATTTTCGGTCAACGGTCAACGCCCGCGCGGCAACAACTACCTTCTTGACGGCACTGAGAACAACGACATCTCGGTCGGCGGCAACGCGCAATCGTTCAATATGACCGATGCCGTGCAGGAAGTTTCGGTGCAAACCAGCAACTTCGGATCTGAATTCGGGCGCGCTGGCGGCGGTGTCTTCAACGTTATTACTAAGGGCGGCACCAACCAATATCACGGCACGGCCTACGACATTTATCGCTCACAGCGATTCAGTTCAGTCTCCAACACCGCCAAGATCAATGGCACGCCGAAATCGGTCTTCAACGAAAACTTCTACGGCTTCACCGCTGGTGGGCCGATCGTCAAGAACAAGACCTTCATCTTCGGCGGATGGCAAAAAGACCCATTCCGCTCGACCAATAACTTCTCGTTCGTCGTACCGACGGCGGATACTGTCACTCGGTTGAATACGCTGTTTCCGAACAACCCGCGACTCAAGCTCTATCTTGATGCGCTCGGCGACTTGCGTGGGACGGCCAACCCGATCAATCTCGCGCTCGGTCTGGACCCGGCTACGAACGTTGATCGCGGCTCAGTCAGTTTTGCCTCTGCGAATACTGGCTTGGCGACGCCGAGCGACGACATTCAATGGGTGACACGCGTTGACCATAACCTTTCTGAGGCACACCGGCTTTCATTCCGGTACATTTACGATTCGAGCCGGACTTCGCCGAACGGCGTCAACTTCCCCGGCTACATCTTTGATTTCAAGGGACGTTCGCAGAACTTCCTGTTCAATGATACCTACACGTTAAGCTCGACCTGGACGAATGAATTCCGCTTTGGCTACAGCCGCATCGGTTTCGACTTCCCGATCTCCGGCAGGTCAACGGCACTGGCCAGCACACTGCCGACGATCACGATCCCGAACATTGCGGCGCCGGGCATTCAAACCAACATCCCGCAGTTCCGTTACGCCAACAACTGGCTGATCCAAGAAACGCAATCGAAGATTGTCGGACGGCACACTTTCCGTTACGGCCTGGAGTTTTTGCGTCAATTGGCCAAGCAGCATCCACCCTTCGTTGAACGCGGCGCGCTCAGCTACGCCAACGCGACCGGCTATTCTGGCTTCGCTAATTTCCTGGACGATTTCAGCGGCCCGTCCGGCACGTCGAACAAGAATTTCGGCCCATCGGTCTATTACCCGAACCTGTTCCGTCAGTCCTATTTCTTCCAGGATACGTGGAAGGTAGACCCGACACTGACACTGACGCTTGGCTTGCGCTACGAAAACTTTGGCCAGCCGGCGAATGGTGCTTTCAAATATCCGGCTTTCAATGGCTTTGACCCCGCGCAATTCACGGTGCCGAACAAAGTGAACACCGATAACAACAATTTCGGCCCGTCCATCGGTTTGGCCTGGACGCCAAATTACAAGGTGGGCGTGTTGCGCAAACTATTCGGAGAGGGCAAAACGGTTTGGCGTAGCGGTTTCCAAGTCAGCTATGACACCTTCTTCAATAACTTGCTCTCGAACATCGCGGCGGACTCGCCGAACACGGTCAACACCATCTTTACCGGCGCAGGCACTGGGCGTGGTTCGACTGGCTTCTTCAACTCATTGCCAACAGTTGCACGCGCACCAATCGCTACTGATTCACAGACTTCGGTTTTCGACAAGAACGTGCGCAATCCCTACACCGAACGTTGGTCGCTGGGCTTCCAACGCGAACTGCCGAGCAAGTTGCTGCTCGACGTTTCGTATGTCGGCGCGGGAGCACACAAGCTCTTCGTCACAGAAGACCTCAACATCCGCAAGCTTGACGGGACGCGCCTTTTCCCCTTGCTCGGCATCCGCCGCCAGCGTGCCAGCGAAGGCAATTCGATCTATCACGGGTTGCAGATACTGGTTGACCGGCGCTTCGCCAATAGCTTCAACGTGACGGGGGCCTACACCTACTCACGCGCCATTGATAACACTAGCGAAGTCTTCGCCACGGCTAATTCAGTTTCCGCATTGTCTTCGTTGCCGGTCAGTCAAGGCGGACTCAAGCTGGATCGCGGGCTGAGCGATTACCATCGCGGGCAACGCTTCGTGCTTAGCTACCAGTGGAGCATTCCGGGGCCGAAGAACAAATACCTGGCCGTTCCGCTCGCGGGATGGAGAATCACTGGCATCTCGACGTTCCAATCGGGCACGCCGTTTACAATCGTCAACGGCGCTGACCGCAACAACGACGGCAACGCGAACGACCGCCCCGACATTGGCAATCCGAACGCGCCGATCAATACCCGTGCGGTGATCGCGCCAACTACCGGCGCGAACTCCTGCGCCAGCGGCTACCGCAATCCTGACGCGCTGACGCTGACCTGCGTGACGCCCAACGATGTACATTGGATTCAAGGCACAGGCCTGCCCAATGCCTCGACGGTTGGACGCAACACGCTCATCACCAAGGGTCAGGTCAACACGGATATGAATATCCTCAAGTCCTTCCGGTTGACTGAGAGTTTCAAGCTGGAATATCGGCTGGAGACCTTTAACATCTTCAACCACCCGCAATTCGTCCAGGTGCCGGGCGCGAGTGTCGTGGGTACGGCTGGCCCGTCAACCAACGGCTTGCCGTCCCGCTTCCTGAACCTCGATTACACCAACAGCGGCACGCGCACGATGCGCATGCAGTTGAAGTTCAT
The genomic region above belongs to Acidobacteriota bacterium and contains:
- a CDS encoding TonB-dependent receptor; amino-acid sequence: MKFKTSIWQLFFALIVTLSLLSAATAQTSRGTVSGTVSDSAGAVIPSAKVELVNNGTGIVRSTTTNEAGIFRFDAVDLGGYTLKFTAQGFKQLNRTNINVQANQTATIDAALAVGVTENVVEVNATADELLIKDAPIRGGSISAQAVSQLPVSGLEPISIARTLPGVVQAVGTSTFGNGGQNTQFSVNGQRPRGNNYLLDGTENNDISVGGNAQSFNMTDAVQEVSVQTSNFGSEFGRAGGGVFNVITKGGTNQYHGTAYDIYRSQRFSSVSNTAKINGTPKSVFNENFYGFTAGGPIVKNKTFIFGGWQKDPFRSTNNFSFVVPTADTVTRLNTLFPNNPRLKLYLDALGDLRGTANPINLALGLDPATNVDRGSVSFASANTGLATPSDDIQWVTRVDHNLSEAHRLSFRYIYDSSRTSPNGVNFPGYIFDFKGRSQNFLFNDTYTLSSTWTNEFRFGYSRIGFDFPISGRSTALASTLPTITIPNIAAPGIQTNIPQFRYANNWLIQETQSKIVGRHTFRYGLEFLRQLAKQHPPFVERGALSYANATGYSGFANFLDDFSGPSGTSNKNFGPSVYYPNLFRQSYFFQDTWKVDPTLTLTLGLRYENFGQPANGAFKYPAFNGFDPAQFTVPNKVNTDNNNFGPSIGLAWTPNYKVGVLRKLFGEGKTVWRSGFQVSYDTFFNNLLSNIAADSPNTVNTIFTGAGTGRGSTGFFNSLPTVARAPIATDSQTSVFDKNVRNPYTERWSLGFQRELPSKLLLDVSYVGAGAHKLFVTEDLNIRKLDGTRLFPLLGIRRQRASEGNSIYHGLQILVDRRFANSFNVTGAYTYSRAIDNTSEVFATANSVSALSSLPVSQGGLKLDRGLSDYHRGQRFVLSYQWSIPGPKNKYLAVPLAGWRITGISTFQSGTPFTIVNGADRNNDGNANDRPDIGNPNAPINTRAVIAPTTGANSCASGYRNPDALTLTCVTPNDVHWIQGTGLPNASTVGRNTLITKGQVNTDMNILKSFRLTESFKLEYRLETFNIFNHPQFVQVPGASVVGTAGPSTNGLPSRFLNLDYTNSGTRTMRMQLKFIF
- a CDS encoding IS110 family transposase, with product AIIATARKFLGVIYRTLKNKWVFADFPHFVLAEG